A portion of the Gossypium arboreum isolate Shixiya-1 chromosome 8, ASM2569848v2, whole genome shotgun sequence genome contains these proteins:
- the LOC108468483 gene encoding probable carboxylesterase 18: MSSNNPISNFQDVPWKQRFYRSMLGYGIHFSRRSDGTINRFIMNLFDLKAQPSKQPIDGVITSDTVVDATRNLYFRLFLPSLEQNTNMPLIVYFHGGGFAYMSANSIACDELCRNLCKKTGAVIISVNYRLSPEHKYPSQYDDGFDVLKFIDDNANTKNLPPNVNLKQCFIAGDSAGGNLAHHVTVKACEYRLRNVKLIGLIAIQPFFGGEERTESENRLVDAPVLSVKGTDWLWKTFLPEGSDRDHPACNVFGPKSVDDIRRLKFPATMVVVGGVDPLYDWQIRYYEGLKKCGKEAYLIEYPNAFHSFYGAPELKESGLLMEEVKDFIGKLIK, translated from the coding sequence ATGTCCTCCAATAATCCAATTTCCAATTTCCAAGACGTGCCTTGGAAACAACGATTCTACAGGTCCATGCTTGGCTACGGTATCCACTTCTCTCGCCGTTCCGATGGCACCATCAACCGCTTCATCATGAACCTATTCGACCTCAAAGCTCAGCCTTCCAAACAACCTATCGACGGCGTCATAACTTCCGACACCGTCGTTGACGCCACTCGCAACCTCTACTTCCGTCTCTTTCTTCCTTCCCTCGAACAAAACACCAACATGCCACTCATCGTGTACTTTCACGGCGGTGGCTTTGCATATATGTCGGCGAACTCCATAGCTTGTGATGAGCTTTGTAGAAACCTTTGTAAGAAAACCGGTGCGGTGATAATATCCGTTAATTACAGGTTATCCCCGGAGCATAAATACCCATCTCAATACGACGACGGATTTGATGTCTTGAAGTTCATCGACGACAATGCTAATACCAAAAATTTGCCTCCGAATGTTAATTTAAAGCAGTGTTTCATCGCCGGTGATAGTGCCGGTGGCAACTTGGCACACCACGTGACGGTGAAAGCGTGCGAGTATAGATTAAGAAACGTGAAGCTGATAGGGTTAATAGCAATACAACCGTTCTTTGGCGGGGAAGAAAGGACGGAATCGGAAAATAGATTAGTTGACGCGCCGGTTCTGTCAGTGAAGGGTACGGACTGGTTGTGGAAGACGTTTTTGCCGGAAGGGTCGGACCGGGACCATCCCGCTTGTAATGTGTTTGGGCCGAAATCTGTTGATGATATAAGGAGGTTGAAGTTTCCGGCGACGATGGTAGTGGTCGGAGGGGTTGATCCGTTGTATGATTGGCAAATAAGGTACTATGAAGGTTTGAAGAAATGTGGGAAAGAAGCATATTTGATTGAGTATCCAAATGCTTTTCACTCATTTTATGGTGCACCTGAATTGAAAGAATCTGGTTTGTTAATGGAGGAAGTGAAAGATTTCATAgggaaattaattaaataa
- the LOC108468132 gene encoding uncharacterized protein LOC108468132, which produces MNGNGNGNGRRRRREVEEMDKGLIWKLPQLKLKEVGKVGPAFGLGAGCGLGFGIGLVGGAGFGPGIPGLQVGFGFGAGCGVGLGFGYGVGRGIAHDEYRTYSNVKSLFGNQHRPMQDEISGLIDELVINTKKVAVAASREIEKWRR; this is translated from the exons ATGAACGGAAACGGCAACGGGAACGGCAGGAGGCGGAGAAGAGAAGTGGAAGAAATGGACAAGGGTTTGATTTGGAAACTTCCGCAGCTGAAGTTGAAGGAAGTGGGTAAGGTTGGTCCTGCTTTCGGACTCGGCGCTGGTTGCGGTCTCGGCTTTGGTATCGGCCTCGTTGGAG GTGCTGGCTTTGGTCCTGGAATTCCTGGCTTGCAAGTCGGCTTTGGTTTTGGTGCTGGATGTGGGGTTGGTTTAGGATTTGGCTATGGTGTCGGTAGGGGCATTGCTCATGATGAGTACCGTACATATTCTAATGTTAAAAGCCTATTTGGCAACCAGCATCGTCCTATGca GGATGAAATCAGTGGCCTAATCGATGAGCTCGTGATTAATACCAAGAAGGTAGCTGTAGCAGCTTCTAGAGAAATTGAGAAGTGGAGAAGATGA